The genomic stretch AGCATTTTCAGTATTTACTCATTTTGCGTGAAAATGCCCTTCAGAATTTTTCCACACGTTTAATAATGATCTGACCAAGCAAAAAATCTCTCTGATTATGCCTTAAAACATCTTCACATTTTTGTTGAATGCTGTTAGAATGGCTTGAATGTTACCTTTTATAAGCTTGCTGCTTTCTGGAGCTTACCTTCCAAGTGGTGTCAGAGAACAGgaaacgttacagcacagaaactggtccttcagcccacaatgtgggcACAAATACCAATTCCAAATATACCAAGTTACTTCTGCTTTCACATGATACCTATATCTCCATTCCCTGCAGATTCATATGTCAATCCAAAGCCCTGTTAAATACCACCTCATATCTTCTCTCACTACTACCCCTGGAAGTGGATCCAGGTGCCTGTATAAAAaaactgccccacacatctcctttaaatgttgccctctctctctcacctttgaTGTATGCCCTCTACTATTTGACATTTTGACCCTGgggagaaaagattctgactctctATCTGAATCatgcttcataattttataaacttccaaaAAGACCTCCCCTCAGCCACCAATTCTCCAGAGAAAATAGCCCAAGTGTGTCCAACCTCCCACCATAGTTCATACCAtcgaatccaggcagcatcctcgcAAATATCTTCAGTACCCTTTCCAAGCCCTCCACCTCCCGCCTGTAGTgggacaaccagaactgcacataatgctCCGTGCAGTCAAACCAAATTTTTATATAGTAGCCACATGACTTCATTGCTCTTTGACCCTGTCTGAGgcggagtcttaaaaaagcagcctctgtcctcaaagacccccaccacccaggccacgctctcttcactctgctaccatcaggaaaaaaggtacaggtgccaaAAGTCAAGACTCAAtaagccatttcatgtcaggcctccacctggaggccgaCTACAAGAGCAGATCTAAAActtaaacttacctttcagacagcagcccaaaaaggctgctccagcgttgCATTCATATCGAGAGGTGCCTCGTAGTGACCTCGGGAGCCAATGGAagcggggcgactggtgccgaagcgccacctgtcataaatacatcagcagagcaatggccatcttccctacctataatcccccatgcagctggaactcctCTGTGGTTCCCAGATTATGACTATGGAAGATAACCATTGCTATGCTATGTTTTGAGTCGCGGTGAGCGGCCCTGAAGACTGAAGTAGCCctgtgaggctgtcacagcccacatgGGTGCCCCCTGACAACCCCCACCGACTCCGATGCACCCAAAGGCTCTTGCTGCCCTGACAAGTCccactgccctgatggctcccacctgctgcccctgccttgatggggtcatggagggagaagggtgagtgGGAAGATGGGTTGCGGGccgatggcatcatcagcccacccctaaccagccgcttgcagtggttgtacattcaggtcaggcagtGGAGTGCAGCACTCCtccgattatccttccctgagaagggaTGGAATTGGTGCCTTGTAGCCAGCAGGGCAAAGGGcaaagaacctctgcctttacagacggtgttttccctgcttgaaagtgcctaatggcacaaggacagcttcttccctgctgccatcagattcctgaataatcaatgaaccagagacacggCCTCACTCTTCATGctctactattttaattttttcacagtaatgttgtaagatgaatgtttgctctgtgattccTCTTAAAAATGCTGAATTTTATGACAATAGATTTGGATTCTGGTTCTGTCACGACAGACCATCAAGTTCTAATCCACATCAATCCCATTTAACAGCATTTAGActggccattctcaatggggaccacAGCGCATTTAAGTGAAAGCccagttttcttttcacctcgcacaacgcaatttaaaaaaaatgttttttacgTAGTTGGAAGGAAAGAAGTCTGGAAGAAActaaaacctgactgcttcacaggataGGGagaccataaactttgagcagagtcaggggaggggtgggggggagaagctgAGAAAAAGTTGAGAGTGGCTGATTTAGACCAAGACTGTGTCTTGGTGATTCAAGTACTTTGACTTGATATTTTTGAATAATTGTGAGAATacagttgtagagctcgtcgaaagaaccaaagacttgttgatccaaaccaaggcttttattagcaaaagaccagagctcttcacaggtggccgaccagtccggaatgatccgacctggctagggacacaaccctttaaggcccacccagacaataggcgtggcttagctctcagccaatcgctgtaagcacagtctagatacagtaactatatacactatatacattggtgatagatctgtactatcacattcaccccttcttggagaattgaccctgggaaaaaaaaaaacaaaaacgagggagaatgaaaaggaaggggtaggtcaaggactgtagcggtcaggggatctgaccatccggcgtgaccgccgtggtgccgggattggggtcgctggagtggtgtcgccagcgggctcatcgggtgcgactgctccgtcgctcaattccccagtcgttttgtcggcagggtggcccgagtcattggggtgctgttggtccttctgttgcggcacggggcctggagcataaggagttggggggtttgctgggtctaccgcgtcctgagctaggtcctgcaccgaaacagtgtcctcccgcccgtctgggaactccacgtatgcgtaatgtgggttcgcgtggagtagagtcactcggtcgaccaaggggtcgttctttgagtgccggacgtggcgtcgcaaaaggacggggccagggacggtgagccatgccggtacagtggttcccgattcggatttcctctggaaaaggaacatcctttcgtggggggtggcatttgttgcagtacataggagggagcggatggagtgtaaggcactagtgagaacctcctgccagtgagaggtggggagacctttagaccggagagccagtgtaaccgctctccatatggtggcattctccctctcgacctggccattaccgcgtgggttatagctcgtggtccctcatccagcaatctacgcacctcactcctaatgaattgcctgttttcgtaactatattgccgacttttggtggccacaggcttccagccaggggtgaggtttgcgaagagtgctggcggggcaatccggagtgtggaaaggccgcaggattggccccggggcacgggggcgggttgctcgggtgcttcgggagtggggcgatggcagaccgagaggggggcgtggggtcccccaaagtgtagggacaccgtttggaactgacactggaagtctaatcccagcaacactggggcgcacaattggggaaggacgaataatttaaagtgggtgaccgtcacgccctgtacttccagcgtggcgatgcaatacccctttatcccagtcgagtgcgacctcgtcgctaatgagatcctctgggtagtggggataatgtcaagtccccaacggagggccacatctggctggataaaactgtcagttgacccagagtcaaataagcaattggtgtagtgtccatgcactttaatcagttccattgctctggtgaggggatgagagcattgctggtttaatgttattgaagcagttgacaggcgagttttgcgcgatgacgtcacgcaacggggtgacgtcacgcaacgggatgacgtagtcaacgctcgaggtgcaggttggagaacctcccggaagtgctgttgtggcgggtgaatggtaagtagtggggtttgtagttgctcgcgatcggcggtcgggccctggcggtcgtcagcgatggacgctagggtgagcacctggttggccgcgggggtggctgcggcggcggtagcgtcggccccgggggtgtccgtggcggcggcagcaacggctgtagcgtcggccccggaggtgtccgtggcggcggcagcagcgtcggccccgggggtgtccgtggcggcggcagcagcggcggtagcgtcggccccgggggtggctgtggcggcggcagcagcggcggtagtgtcaagtgttccgcacgggggcgagaggcaggccatcaccatggttgcgacggtgggttgccccttccgggttcggcgtctccgtgacgtcaggcgttgccgtgcaggggagccctcgctctcattggacgagagctctggggaagaagagtttgaatgggatagtggcggttgagcttcacacgaggcactgtgtttgctggcggccattttagacctacagactgcagcaaagtggccctttttaaggcacttctggcacctggcttttcttgctgggcactgggatctgctgtgcttgtccctcccgcagaaataacatttcgtgttcgcacggggcagggtagcagcagccgacaggccgtcaggggtagggtagaagggcactctactcacatcagaacgaggggtccagtccctagagagctcggtggactttaaagctgcatcctccattgtgattgcaatccgggccacgtcctctagtttttctaccccttgctcgagcaaacgcagcctcacttcgttcgaccggagcccggccacataggcatcccggacgaggtcgctagtgatctcggcagcagttttgtccacacagttacagtccttgcccaatgcctttaatacttgtaaatatgccctgctggactcgccgggctgttgcttcctcgacgcaagcatgagccgggcatgaactctgttcaccggttgatcatacagttccttcagtacctttatggctgcggtgtaagtggtctcatcctggatgttctcgtagactctcaaggacaccatagacagcaatgctgttagacgctggttatcctcctctacctgaatgaatctcaggaagttttcaaagttcagcagccagaacttaaaggctttgaaggctgtagctgactgtgggtcgatatcaagtttttctggccgagttaaacgctccatccctttcaaaaaaaattctttttgctaataaaattgtagagctcgtcgaaagaaccaaagacttgttgatccaaaccaaggcttttattagcaaaagaccggagctcttcacaggtggccgaccagtccggaatgatccgacctggctagccacacaaccctttaaggcccaaacaataggtgtggcttagctctcagccaatcgctgtaagcacagtctagatacagtaactatatacactatgtacattggtgatagatctgtactatcacaacagtGCATTCCGGATTTCAACCACCCTCCTTCTCAAATCTCCCAGAAATACCATTGGTCTCTCCTGAACCTATGCCCTGTGGTCGTAGACAGCTTTACCATGGGGAAAATGCTTCTTGCCATTTACCCTGCCGACCTTACCTTTGGGTAACTCTGCCAGTATCCCCTCCCTATCATCTCCATCACCATGTGATGGAATCATTCCTGGAAATTACAGCACATCAATGAAAGTGTCTCCACCATATTGTTTCAAAGCAGGAAAAGAGAACACTCCTTGATATCTTTACTGATAGATTTTGTTCTTCTAGCATTACTATAAACAGATTGCATTGCTGTTTGTGGGACCTTGCTGTGAATAAAAATGCCTAAGTTGATGGCGTTACTTCAAAACCATCTACATATTTAGTTTGTATCCCTCATTTTGTCACCAAGGTTGGTCAACTAAAAAAAGTAGTTGGTCTCAATGTTGAGAAACCAAGGTGCAAAAAGATTTAACGTCTGATGAAACTGTAGAACTCACATGTTTGTGTACTGATTGGCAAGGGCAGGAATGGTAATCTTGTACACAAAGAGTTGTCTTTGGTCTGGTCCGATTGCAGAATGGAGCTGGTAAACAGGCTGTCCCCAGCTATTTTTTTGACAAATATCTTCTAAGACCTGTGTTAAAACACAATTTAATTTTGAACACTCTTTTAGTTTCACAACCTCAACTTGCAAAAGGCTTGGAAATCTTTTGGAGCAACCCATAACTTCTCTTACCTGAGATGGATGTTTCATTCCTTGTGGTTTTAGGGTCACTGGATTGGTTGGTGTGAGCTCCATtccaggcaagaggtcataaagCTTTTCCTCTTGCCTTTTGTCCATTTTCACGTGGTAACCTGCATAACCACGTCCAACACCCGTATAAGCCAAATAACCTCGTCCTGCTATCCCTCTAACTCCTGCAGCCCCTACAGGTACATTCATGTAAATTTCTAGGAATGCAAGAAGGCATCAAACTGAATCACCAGAAATCACCTTGATTCTCGTTTTGAAATGAAGAGGCTAATCCTGATCACCGAACTTGTTGAAAGATGGCTTTCATGCACTGATTAATGCATTATAACAGTACATCAATGAGTATGGATTAAACATAGATCATAGACAATGAGGAGAACTCTTTGTgagtttctttaaaactgctaatTAATACATGGAAAGTGTTGCTTGGGTGAGGATCTTGAGTCATGTCCTTCTGCCACAGGGGGGTGTTATCGTAGACAGCTCATCAAGTCCATGTAACAAACAAATTGGTGGTGTATTTTCAGTCAGCTCATCTTTCAAAGTACAAGGTGAAGCATTTCTTTTAAACATGCATAGATtaaaatttgatttaattttgttatttatttattgaacATTAAACACTCAAAAGCAAAATGATGCaattcaaaatattttggtaTAATCTATAATTTCTTCATGGAGACCCTGTATCATGTCGAATCTGTGAAGAGGAATCAATTTGATTGATATCCTTTGAAAATAATGACCCAAAGAACTACTGGACTGTTGCAGGATGTATATCTCATACTTAAGCAGGTTCCTTGATAAGTCACCAGACAAGCTTCAACAGttagaattttcttttaaaatcagAAGATATTCTCAAAGGTAATTTTAAAGACAAATTGTTTTTAACTGGCAAGCAGAAATTCCAAACCACCCCATTAGAAATGATCAAAtgaattttatatttatataatatCAATAGATTAAAGATAAAGTATATTTCCATCAGTTTTCTGCACCATTGAAGCAATTTTAAGATATTTCTACATTGAAATTTCTTTGCCATTATTGATCATAATTATTTGCAAATTTGTATACATATTTTCATTTCTTAAATATTTGTTTCCTACATTTGACAAATGCACCTTTATGGAAGTGCAACAAAACAATGTTTTAACTAGTGTGCAAATAGTTCAGAGGCTTACTTGGCAATCGAGTAGAAAACTGGAAAACTATTGCATTTCCATAGTTTTTAGTGATCTGGTTTAATACTGCCTCGGTACACCAATAAACAGTGGCATGAGAAAAAAGTTGTAAGTTTCTATCTCATCCGGGCCCTAAATACAAATTCTTTCATAAGTGGAAAAGGGGCCAGTTTGATTTGCTCTCATCTTCCACTTTAAGTATATAGTGAAGTCTTTGCTATCATAGGGTTGAGCTGGATTCGCATCACACTCTCCTATGGGGACCCTTTCACTTCACGATCATTTACCTCAAAAAGTCTGATTCATATACAAAAATAGTCACCAAATTTGTACCTTTTATTCATCATTCTTCTGCTGTTTGTATGGTACATGCACAGCTACACGCTATTTCAACAACTGCCTGTCTTTCGGGACATTTCACACTTGAAAGTCAACGACTTAATTGTTAACTGTTGTGGCGTAACAGTTTTTCCTTGTTAACCCACTTCAACAAGGTTAGCATTTTATGTATTACATTTTATTGAATATCTTACTGCAATTTGATTTGTCTCTCCCTCTTCTAAAATAAAGGGTCACTGCTTTTCTTTTTGAAAAGGCAGAAATATTTCCTCAGGAATGCAAGACAATGGTGCAACCCAATCAGTTCTTTCACTCTGTTAGTATTTCTTTATTCTACTTTGTTGTCCGATGTCAAAATAAGAAGGGATTTCTGCCACCAATTTTCGAAAGCTGTGAGCAACTTATCAAGGAACCAGGCTCTAATTCTTAGAATGAAATGCTGACATTGTACTTGTGATTCCCACTCTAGTTATGGGTTAGAACTCCTGACAGAAAGGAGAGTTGAAAGATTTACCTCTCACGGATGGAGCCCGTATCATCCCCCGCCCACTTAGATGTCCTTTATTCGGAAATCGCAAATTGGGAATGGCAGCGTAAGTTTGGGGTGCATAGAAAACAGGAGCGCCAAGGTAGGTGGCTGCAGGATCATATACGTGTCCTAAAGTGTAGGTATATTCTCCTTGCAGCATTGCCCCTCGGCCCCCTGTCCCTCGGGTGTAACGCACATAACTGTCCTTATCCACGGGCTTGGCCAATGTGACCTCAATTGGAGATCCATCCAGTACCTTGAGGGGAATGTACAGACAACATGTGTGAGCATTGCTGTCTTCTAATTTGTTATTGACAGCATGTCTTAGTTATTAGTAATTCCAGCCATACCTTTCCATTCATTGCATTCATGGCATTAATTGCATCTTCTCGAGTTACAAAGTGAACAAATGCATAATCTCGAATTTTCTTGACTCTTTCCACTGTGCCTGAAATCAAAATATTAGAACACAATTGACATATATTTTAAAATCCTATCGAAACAAATTCCTGATCATTTAATTCCCCCATCTGGCTATAGGTGAGGACAGAacgactaaaattgtaaatgtaagctatgaattggttcattataactttattcaCCAGTTATAtataactcctgagaagttaaggaaatataagtttatttttcttctgatttagttttaggtgccataagcaagttagctctttcttgcactctacttggttatgtgaaacagGGAAaactttttggaatagaattaaggaacttttagaagttttatttaaatttaaaattttgcttgatcctacggtatttttattgggctatattaagaaattgagttgagAATTAAGATTAGATAAGTctaaaattgcttttttgagattggcattagctgtggctaGTAAATGTTCAGCAATTACTCGGTAAAATGAGACGGATTTGAGTTTTCAACGGTGGCATTCAGGAATGAGGTCTtgtataaattggaaaaaaaaatgtacaacttATATAATAATTATCCTTTCTTTGTCAAAGTTTGGAGCCGGTGTACGAgatatatgggtttgaatttgtaataggttctttccccccccaccccccccccccccacaatggcAATAGTTGAAGGTAGATATGTAAGTtgatctctttttcttttctttggggtagtttagaggagggttgggaggggtgggtgggttagggttggggggtGGAGGTTTATATGGGATACTTGTATTCTTATTGTATgacttattttgattaataaatataatttgcaaaaaaaaaaaattaattccccAATCTTTTATGCTATGATCAGCTAAACTGTGATTGAATTACACCAGATCTGGGTAGAAAAAACCCATGCCCAATGTTGTTGTTTGTGGCAAATATACAGTATAGAATTCATGTGCATGTTGCAATTAGTTCAGAACATGCTCGGACATGCATACTTGATCAAAACTTCACATTTTCAAATCTCGTATTGATGATGTAATTAAAGACTATAGCCATAGAAATAATTACAGTCACCAATACAATTATCCCAAAAGAATGGCCAAAAGGTTATCAGCTTGTCCATTGAGTTGGACCTGCTCTGTTACATGATCTTTAACCCTTCCCCACTCCAAACTTCAACCAGGTAATCTCCTGGGAGAGGGTAAAAACTCTGATAAATTCAAAATGTAACCAATCTTAGAGGAGAAAATTAAAATAGCCAATAGCATTAAAGTTTTAATGTCTAGGGCTGGATAAGAACAGGGCAATAGTTATGCTCCATTGTACAGAGCGTAATTTAGAATTCAACTGGAGGGCTGCATTTAGTTATGTGTATGACATCTCAGGAGATATACCGTTGCTTTCAAATTCATGTAATCCAGAATCAGCAGATGGATACTGCAGCGAAAAGGATTAGGTTTTGATGGTAAGATGAAAGAATGATCAAAGGTTTCATCAAGCCAGTTCAGAGAAAAGATTTGCTTTGATGAGTGAGCTCCCAACACGCGAGTGTAACATTAAAATTAGAACATTATAATTCAGGGTCAAATCATTAGGTGCCCTTGTATGAAAAAGATGATAGAAACCTGAACCTCTCTTCCTTAAACAGAGGAGTCCATTTAAAATGCAAAGGACAATATTGGTTTGTTTATTATGGCCATTAAGGTGAGTAGGTAATTTAGATCAACCATGATGAATGAGCAATCAGATTGAATGCGTCAGTGAACTCTTAtcctcctattacctcctgcctgtgggactgtgctcccccgccctccaccattttgtttgggcacctgcctacattttgctcattccttgatgaagggctttttaactttgctatgtaaagaacactgtttgacctgctgactttctccactgTTGTATTTTTGCTTCAATCAGTGTCtgaacaataatcaattcttgttCTATTGATCCCACCAATGAATATATTGCAATGATTATAAAACATTTTTggatagaaatgaatgtttgtaACATATAGTGAGAGTTGAATAAAAATAACTGAACTGTTATTATTATTTGACAGAAATATTCTACTTTTAAAATCAGACAAAATATTTCTCATTCACTGGCCTTACCTGGTTTGATGCAATTAAATTCTTTTTCAATCGTTTCTTCACTTGTTGGAAGCATAAGATTACGTACATATAAAATTTTGACTGATGACATTGTTTCTTCATCAACTTCAACCTCTGGCTCAGCCCAATCCACTGCTATTGGATGTCCCCACAACTGAATCCTTCCTAAATTGAAAAGGAAGTACTTAACTGTCATTTCCAAAACGCCCCATGTTATGTGAAAAATGAGCCCTCGGGACTGAACAATTGTGTACAATTACAGGGTTCTGTTGGTTCAATCATTTCTTGGTTATTATTGACAAAGTCATGACTCTTCACCTTGGAGATCCTCTGGTGAAATGAGTATACCCTCCTTCAAGATTAGACCTTCAGTGAGATGAATTGCTTAGCTTCTCAAAGACCCGGCACATATGTGCTAGACCTGAACTGTATTATTCTATGATTTCCCATAGATTTCAAGGACTAGCATTTGGTCCTGGTGGGCAGACAGAAGCAGAATATTTTCTGGTACATTTACAGCATCTGTATCAGGTTCATGCGACCAGAAAACGGGGCTCTCCTTGGACCTTGAAAGCAATTGATTGAGGAACTATTTGCACAGTAGCATGATGCCCTTAAGAATTTTCTGTATCTTCTATTTTCTGGCATTTGAAGTGGCTTGATTTTTGGAATAAGCCCTCTCCAGTTTTGCACCATGATCTGTCACATTCTAAGCTCCATCGGAGCCATTATGATTTACAAAGGGGAACTGATTTGGCACTGAAGCAAAACTCAAAACTGGATCTGGCTTGGGATGGGCTGTCAATTAAATCTCTGGCTCAGCTGTTTTTATGTCCACTCTTGGAATATCTGCCTGAACTAGATAAATAAGTGCAGTGGGGTATTAAAGGATCGTGCAAATGAAGTGTGGTGAGGTAGTGTGAAGAAGATGCTGCACATTTTCTGCTGCCAATGTATAGATAGCAACTATTGAAGCATTTCTAAGGCAGTTTCCCCATCCCTTGGCAGCTGGGTACCTGATCGCATTGTTCCATTGACCTCATAGTTACTATTCAGCAATGTATCCTGATATGTGTGCTTTACCTTTGAAGACTACAGTATGTACCTATAAATCCCAGGGAAGAGTGTTGGCAAACAATCATTTTGACTCATCAATAATCTTTTCAGGCTTTTAACaatattttacattaaaaaaaatagctttATAATAgctttggggtggcacggttggtgtagtggttattgCGTCACCTTTACAGTGCTGGGGGTTccaatcccacgctgcctgtatATTCTCCTCGTGTCTACTGGGGTTAtccctgagggctccggtttcctcccaccgctcgaaacgtactgggggtgaaggttaattgggtgcaaatttggTGGCTcagacacatgggctgaaatggcctgttaccgtgctctttgtctaaatattaaaatttaattatttcaCTATGTAAAACCTTACGATTATCTGCCACGCAGAATACAAATCTACATTCAAAGCAGAACATTGATTAAATTGTACTATTCTTTACCTGCCAATTGCTCCATGCAAAAAGGgggaaataaaatatttcaaaccTGGTAACAATTTCCGTCTTGCCATAGCCGCAGCTCGATGACTATCGTACTCCACAAAGGCGAAACCCCTGTTTTTGGTTTTGTCCGCTGCACTGGGGTAAACGATGACATCAACAACCCCCTCAGTAACCTTCTTCATTTCAGCTGAAATTTCATCCCTCTGTTTTGTTTTAGGAATCCCACCAACAAACAAGCGACAATTGTCCACACTTGCACACACCCCCAAGAGGCGGCCGTTTCTGTGGGGTAAATCGGAAACTTGCGTTTGTTCGGCTAAGTAAGCTTCTTTGGATCTTGTTTCATGGACATTCAACCCAACATACTTTAAGGAACAATGCAATTAGTTTCATTCCATATTTGGTTCTCCAGAGCCCCGCAAAATTTTCCTTTTTAGATGTGTATATAAATGAAAGTTG from Narcine bancroftii isolate sNarBan1 chromosome 10, sNarBan1.hap1, whole genome shotgun sequence encodes the following:
- the a1cf gene encoding APOBEC1 complementation factor isoform X2 produces the protein MESNQKNGDGLTGTLKEESLRTLIQRTGYSLVQENGQRKYGGPPPGWEGLPPERGCEIFIGKLPRDLYEDELVPVLEKIGKIYELRMMMDFNGNNRGYAFVLFTSRQEAKNAIKQLNNFEIRNGRLLGVCASVDNCRLFVGGIPKTKQRDEISAEMKKVTEGVVDVIVYPSAADKTKNRGFAFVEYDSHRAAAMARRKLLPGRIQLWGHPIAVDWAEPEVEVDEETMSSVKILYVRNLMLPTSEETIEKEFNCIKPGTVERVKKIRDYAFVHFVTREDAINAMNAMNGKVLDGSPIEVTLAKPVDKDSYVRYTRGTGGRGAMLQGEYTYTLGHVYDPAATYLGAPVFYAPQTYAAIPNLRFPNKGHLSGRGMIRAPSVRGAAGVRGIAGRGYLAYTGVGRGYAGYHVKMDKRQEEKLYDLLPGMELTPTNPVTLKPQGMKHPSQVLEDICQKNSWGQPVYQLHSAIGPDQRQLFVYKITIPALANQYTNIQPFTPPKLCTVVEEAKSYAAEHVLQILGLQTEGTELPTAAFTGRPLCMPVSYLASTTDLPFPYYATGYALTGTAANLAATQLKQAVALGQDLATYATYDSYPAFAVPARGDTYGTF
- the a1cf gene encoding APOBEC1 complementation factor isoform X4, whose amino-acid sequence is MESNQKNGDGLTGTLKEESLRTLIQRTGYSLVQENGQRKYGGPPPGWEGLPPERGCEIFIGKLPRDLYEDELVPVLEKIGKIYELRMMMDFNGNNRGYAFVLFTSRQEAKNAIKQLNNFEIRNGRLLGVCASVDNCRLFVGGIPKTKQRDEISAEMKKVTEGVVDVIVYPSAADKTKNRGFAFVEYDSHRAAAMARRKLLPGRIQLWGHPIAVDWAEPEVEVDEETMSSVKILYVRNLMLPTSEETIEKEFNCIKPGTVERVKKIRDYAFVHFVTREDAINAMNAMNGKVLDGSPIEVTLAKPVDKDSYVRYTRGTGGRGAMLQGEYTYTLGHVYDPAATYLGAPVFYAPQTYAAIPNLRFPNKGHLSGRGMIRAPSVRGYHVKMDKRQEEKLYDLLPGMELTPTNPVTLKPQGMKHPSQVLEDICQKNSWGQPVYQLHSAIGPDQRQLFVYKITIPALANQYTNIQPFTPPKLCTVVEEAKSYAAEHVLQILGLQTEGTELPTAAFTGRPLCMPVSYLASTTDLPFPYYATGYALTGTAANLAATQLKQAVALGQDLATYATYDSYPAFAVPARGDTYGTF
- the a1cf gene encoding APOBEC1 complementation factor isoform X3; the encoded protein is MESNQKNGDGLTGTLKEESLRTLIQRTGYSLVQENGQRKYGGPPPGWEGLPPERGCEIFIGKLPRDLYEDELVPVLEKIGKIYELRMMMDFNGNNRGYAFVLFTSRQEAKNAIKQLNNFEIRNGRLLGVCASVDNCRLFVGGIPKTKQRDEISAEMKKVTEGVVDVIVYPSAADKTKNRGFAFVEYDSHRAAAMARRKLLPGRIQLWGHPIAVDWAEPEVEVDEETMSSVKILYVRNLMLPTSEETIEKEFNCIKPGTVERVKKIRDYAFVHFVTREDAINAMNAMNGKVLDGSPIEVTLAKPVDKDSYVRYTRGTGGRGAMLQGEYTYTLGHVYDPAATYLGAPVFYAPQTYAAIPNLRFPNKGHLSGRGMIRAPSVREIYMNVPVGAAGVRGIAGRGYLAYTGVGRGYAGYHVKMDKRQEEKLYDLLPGMELTPTNPVTLKPQGMKHPSQVLEDICQKNSWGQPVYQLHSAIGPDQRQLFVYKITIPALANQYTNIQPFTPPKLCTVVEEAKSYAAEHVLQILGLQTEGTELPTAAFTGYALTGTAANLAATQLKQAVALGQDLATYATYDSYPAFAVPARGDTYGTF
- the a1cf gene encoding APOBEC1 complementation factor isoform X1; this encodes MESNQKNGDGLTGTLKEESLRTLIQRTGYSLVQENGQRKYGGPPPGWEGLPPERGCEIFIGKLPRDLYEDELVPVLEKIGKIYELRMMMDFNGNNRGYAFVLFTSRQEAKNAIKQLNNFEIRNGRLLGVCASVDNCRLFVGGIPKTKQRDEISAEMKKVTEGVVDVIVYPSAADKTKNRGFAFVEYDSHRAAAMARRKLLPGRIQLWGHPIAVDWAEPEVEVDEETMSSVKILYVRNLMLPTSEETIEKEFNCIKPGTVERVKKIRDYAFVHFVTREDAINAMNAMNGKVLDGSPIEVTLAKPVDKDSYVRYTRGTGGRGAMLQGEYTYTLGHVYDPAATYLGAPVFYAPQTYAAIPNLRFPNKGHLSGRGMIRAPSVREIYMNVPVGAAGVRGIAGRGYLAYTGVGRGYAGYHVKMDKRQEEKLYDLLPGMELTPTNPVTLKPQGMKHPSQVLEDICQKNSWGQPVYQLHSAIGPDQRQLFVYKITIPALANQYTNIQPFTPPKLCTVVEEAKSYAAEHVLQILGLQTEGTELPTAAFTGRPLCMPVSYLASTTDLPFPYYATGYALTGTAANLAATQLKQAVALGQDLATYATYDSYPAFAVPARGDTYGTF